From the Anaerolineae bacterium genome, the window AAGATCTGGGGGCACAAATATCTCTTTACTTAACTCCTCCAGCAAAGCGGCGACAGCATGCCCCCATGCTTCTTTCCTGAGCTTCTGAAACACAGCCTTAACTGCTTTTTCGGCAGCCTGCTGAGCAGCAAAACAGGCCCAATCGTAGAACCCACCTCCCATAGCGCTTTTGGCGAGGGCTATATCCCCTTGGGCTTGGTCTAACCAATCAGCACTCCTTTCCATACTGACCTCAAGCTCTTAAGCGCTTGGACAAAATACCTTCTAAGCCCCTGCCTATATTTTAAAGCCAAATTCAGCCTGCGTTATAATACCACCTTTCGCCTATAAGCTGCAAAGACATTACGCCCTTCCCCGCAGGGTCAGGGTGTCCAGGACCGTCTTGAGCAAAATCAC encodes:
- a CDS encoding HEPN domain-containing protein; its protein translation is MERSADWLDQAQGDIALAKSAMGGGFYDWACFAAQQAAEKAVKAVFQKLRKEAWGHAVAALLEELSKEIFVPPDLYEKALELDKAYIPTRYPNAHPWGAPRRLYTKAEAQRLIGYAEQILSFCENILPSL